A single genomic interval of Helianthus annuus cultivar XRQ/B chromosome 13, HanXRQr2.0-SUNRISE, whole genome shotgun sequence harbors:
- the LOC110900998 gene encoding auxin response factor 18-like, with protein sequence MKEVERSVDSGLWHACAGGMTQMCLPNSKVFYFPQGHAEHTLTNVDFAGMPRVPPFFLCRVVDVKFMADLETDEVYAKIMLSPLGNDVSYDNFDDERSMIETHNVFEASDKPSSFAKTLTQSDANNGGGFSVPRYCAETIFPKLDYSADPPVQTVVAKDVHGEIWKFRHIYRGTPRRHLLTTGWSTFVNLKKLVAGDSIVFMRADNGELYVGIRRAKRAGIGGPNSTSGWSSSFFRETGNKLVNSGRNVNGTGRGKVRPEDVIEATSLAANGQTFEITYYPRASTPEFVVKASLLNAALRVQWCVGMRFKMAFETEDSSRISWFMGTVSSVQVVDPFFWPNSPWRLLQVDWDEPELLQNVKRVSPWLVELVSSMPLINLSPFSPHRKKLRLPRSPDIPKDGFALPPSFSVNPHTPSSCFPAGGIQGARHARFQIPFSDLNLTQLQLNLFPKQFDSPKGGSDDVINGNNDDMSCLLTIGNPSYRLDKNEDKVKVKPPIFLLFGQPIHIDQQSSQVMHSSDENAVEKELVSSHCCEVFLESENVGRTLDLSVIGSYEELDKILASWFGIEQFNDLSCVIYNDSEGVVKQIGDEPFSEFVLNAKRLTILLDVCGRDDGRNMIAVVGDISKETGHASIFV encoded by the exons ATGAAAGAGGTAGAGAGGAGTGTTGACTCTGGATTATGGCATGCGTGTGCGGGTGGGATGACTCAAATGTGTTTACCGAATTCGAAGGTGTTTTACTTTCCACAAGGTCACGCTGAACACACGCTTACGAATGTAGATTTTGCCGGTATGCCTAGGGTTCCGCCTTTCTTCCTTTGTAGAGTGGTTGATGTCAAGTTCATGGCGGATTTAGAAACCGATGAAGTTTATGCTAAGATTATGTTGAGTCCACTTGGAAACGATGTCAGCTATGATAATTTTGATGATGAAAGAAGCATGATCGAAACACATAACGTTTTCGAAGCTTCTGATAAACCGTCATCTTTCGCGAAAACCTTGACGCAATCTGACGCAAACAACGGTGGAGGTTTTTCTGTCCCTCGGTACTGTGCGGAAACGATATTTCCGAAATTGGACTATTCGGCAGATCCTCCGGTTCAAACAGTGGTAGCTAAGGATGTTCATGGTGAAATTTGGAAGTTTCGGCATATCTATAGAGGGACACCAAGGAGACATTTGTTAACTACTGGATGGAGTACTTTCGTGAACCTAAAAAAGCTCGTTGCTGGTGATTCCATCGTGTTCATGCGAGCAGATAATGGCGAACTTTATGTCGGAATTAGACGTGCTAAAAGAGCGGGAATCGGTGGGCCCAACTCCACATCAGGGTGGAGTTCTTCCTTCTTTCGGGAAACCGGGAATAAGTTGGTTAACAGTGGTAGAAACGTTAATGGTACCGGAAGGGGAAAGGTGAGGCCCGAAGATGTTATTGAAGCTACATCACTTGCAGCAAATGGTCAAACGTTTGAGATTACTTATTATCCTCGTGCAAGCACTCCAGAGTTTGTTGTGAAGGCTTCTTTGTTAAATGCTGCTTTGCGTGTCCAATGGTGTGTTGGAATGAGGTTCAAAATGGCTTTTGAAACCGAGGATTCATCGCGTATAAGTTGGTTTATGGGAACTGTATCTTCTGTTCAAGTTGTTGACCCATTTTTTTGGCCTAATTCTCCATGGCGTCTCCTACAG GTTGATTGGGATGAGCCGGAGCTGTTACAAAACGTGAAGCGCGTAAGCCCATGGCTAGTTGAATTAGTGTCAAGCATGCCACTAATTAATCTCTCACCGTTTTCTCCACACAGAAAGAAGCTAAGACTACCACGATCACCAGATATACCAAAAGACGGTTTTGCCCTTCCACCGTCCTTTTCAGTCAACCCTCATACGCCCAGCAGTTGTTTTCCTGCAGGAGGCATACAGGGAGCCAGGCATGCTCGATTTCAGATCCCGTTTTCGGATCTTAACCTAACCCAACTTCAGTTGAACCTTTTCCCTAAACAATTTGATTCACCTAAAGGTGGTTCTGATGATGTCATTAATGGCAATAATGATGACATGTCATGCTTGTTGACCATTGGTAATCCTAGCTATAGATTGGACAAAAATGAAGACAAAGTAAAAGTAAAACCGCCTATTTTCCTACTGTTCGGTCAGCCGATACACATTGACCAGCAAAGTTCACAAGTTATGCATTCATCAGATGAAAATGCTGTTGAAAAAGAGCTGGTTTCGAGTCATTGTTGTGAAGTGTTCTTGGAGTCTGAGAATGTGGGTCGGACTCTTGATCTTTCTGTTATCGGGTCTTATGAAGAACTTGATAAAATTTTGGCGAGTTGGTTTGGAATTGAGCAGTTTAATGATTTGTCGTGTGTGATTTATAACGACTCAGAAGGCGTTGTGAAACAAATAGGTGATGAACCTTTCAG TGAGTTCGTGTTGAACGCAAAAAGGCTGACCATTCTACTGGATGTGTGTGGCCGTGATGATGGAAG AAATATGATTGCTGTGGTGGGTGACATATCAAAAGAGACAGGACACGCGAGCATATTTGTTTAG